From the genome of Myxococcus stipitatus, one region includes:
- a CDS encoding ABC transporter ATP-binding protein: protein MAPRPSAHVYRRVLGYLRPYRWLLAAGVCASLAAALATSAYAWVVGPLLRAVLTGKPISVAGVSLPGDTMLQRLPLVVVAVAFIKALAQFLQGGLMQRLGQRVMADLRGFFYGRLLGQPPSFFERRHSGELLARFTSDVPLVEFSVTQALSSYVKDGMQALALLVTCFLIDAHLFLFTFIVVPVTVVPINRFARSLKKVAARSLQSLGAQTSLTAEQLQNLPVVQAYGGQARALEAFDVEAERYLDEMKRSLFLRGAVSPTVELLGIAGVAMAVAWGAKAVSADPELAGRLLSFLAAALLLYQPVKSLSGTLSQVLTGLVAAERLFALADEPAPPDVGAPAPPLSQALVLEGVRATYSDGREALRGVDLVVPAGKRVALVGASGAGKTTLFSVLLGFLPTSGGRVTWDGAPLDGLKPSSVRGQMAWVPQEPVLFSGTVRHNLRLGRPEATDEELWEALRLAHAEDFVRAMPGGLDEPVGERGARLSGGQRQRLVLARAFLRKPSVLLLDEPTSALDAASEAAVGAGLETLMRGRTVLVIAHRLSTVRDADLIAVLEAGRVVESGTHAELVALRGRYSRLLGEGAVAA, encoded by the coding sequence GTGGCTCCCCGTCCTTCCGCACACGTCTACCGCCGAGTCCTCGGCTACCTGCGCCCCTACCGCTGGCTGCTCGCGGCGGGAGTGTGCGCGTCCCTCGCCGCCGCGCTGGCGACCTCCGCGTATGCCTGGGTCGTGGGCCCGCTCTTGCGCGCGGTGCTCACGGGCAAACCCATCTCCGTGGCGGGCGTGTCCCTGCCCGGGGACACGATGCTCCAGCGCTTGCCGCTGGTGGTGGTGGCCGTCGCGTTCATCAAGGCCCTCGCCCAGTTCCTCCAGGGCGGTCTGATGCAGCGACTGGGCCAGCGGGTGATGGCGGACCTGCGCGGCTTCTTCTACGGGCGCCTGCTCGGACAGCCGCCCTCGTTCTTCGAGCGGAGGCACTCGGGCGAGCTGCTGGCGCGCTTCACGTCGGACGTGCCGTTGGTGGAGTTCTCCGTCACCCAGGCGCTGTCGTCGTACGTGAAGGACGGGATGCAGGCGCTGGCGCTGCTGGTGACGTGCTTCCTCATCGACGCGCACCTGTTCCTGTTCACCTTCATCGTGGTGCCGGTGACGGTGGTGCCCATCAACCGCTTCGCCCGCTCGCTGAAGAAGGTGGCCGCGCGCTCGCTGCAGAGCCTGGGCGCGCAGACGTCGCTGACGGCCGAGCAGCTGCAGAACCTGCCGGTGGTGCAGGCGTATGGCGGACAGGCGCGGGCGCTCGAGGCCTTCGACGTGGAGGCGGAGCGGTACCTGGACGAGATGAAGCGCTCGCTGTTCCTGCGCGGCGCGGTGAGCCCCACGGTGGAGCTGCTCGGCATCGCGGGCGTGGCCATGGCGGTGGCGTGGGGCGCGAAGGCGGTGTCGGCGGACCCGGAGCTGGCGGGGCGCCTGTTGTCGTTCCTCGCGGCGGCGCTGCTTTTGTACCAGCCGGTGAAGTCGCTGAGCGGCACGCTGTCGCAGGTGCTGACGGGGCTGGTGGCGGCGGAGCGCCTGTTCGCGCTCGCGGACGAGCCGGCGCCGCCGGACGTGGGCGCGCCCGCGCCGCCGCTGTCGCAGGCGCTGGTGCTGGAGGGCGTGAGGGCCACGTACTCGGACGGGCGCGAGGCGCTGCGCGGCGTGGACCTGGTGGTGCCCGCCGGCAAGCGCGTGGCGCTGGTGGGCGCGTCCGGCGCGGGCAAGACGACGCTGTTCTCCGTGCTGCTGGGCTTCCTGCCCACGTCGGGCGGGCGCGTGACGTGGGACGGCGCGCCGCTGGACGGGCTGAAGCCGTCGAGCGTGCGGGGGCAGATGGCGTGGGTGCCGCAGGAGCCGGTGCTCTTCTCCGGCACCGTGCGCCACAACCTGCGGTTGGGCCGGCCGGAGGCGACGGACGAGGAGCTGTGGGAGGCGTTGCGGCTGGCGCACGCGGAGGACTTCGTGCGCGCGATGCCCGGCGGCCTGGACGAGCCGGTGGGCGAGCGTGGCGCGCGGCTGTCCGGTGGACAACGGCAGCGGCTGGTGCTGGCGCGCGCGTTCCTGCGCAAGCCGTCCGTGCTGCTCCTGGACGAGCCCACCAGTGCGCTGGACGCCGCCAGCGAGGCCGCGGTGGGCGCGGGGCTGGAGACGCTGATGCGGGGCCGCACGGTGCTGGTCATCGCGCACCGGCTGTCCACCGTGCGCGACGCGGACCTCATCGCGGTGCTGGAGGCCGGGCGCGTGGTGGAGTCCGGCACGCACGCGGAGCTGGTCGCGCTGAGGGGCCGCTACTCGCGGCTGCTGGGCGAGGGCGCGGTCGCCGCCTAG
- the dnaJ gene encoding molecular chaperone DnaJ — MPAAAGQKRDYYEVLGVQKTVSAQELKSAFRKVALQYHPDRNPGNQDAEEKFKEASEAYEVLSDPERRAKYDRFGHAGNPFEGFGGAGGGFQGVNINDIFGEIFGDIFGGGRGGGGRRTSTRGADLRYNLEITFEEAAFGSRPKVTIPRPKKCETCSGSGSKSGAGPRACGTCGGSGELRYTQGFFAVSRPCGDCGGSGAVVPDPCTRCKGSGKVPSEEVIEVAIPGGVDNGTRVRLAGMGEPGDRGGPPGDLYVTVIVKEHPLFQREEYEVFCEVPISFTHAALGAKIDVPTLDGKVKMTIPAGTQSGKVFRLKGKGIPHLHSQQRGDQHVRVVVETPTELSSKQRELLEKLAELSGEESHPQSKSFFAKVKELFG; from the coding sequence ATGCCAGCGGCGGCGGGACAGAAGCGCGACTACTACGAGGTCCTGGGTGTCCAGAAGACCGTCTCCGCGCAGGAGCTGAAGAGCGCGTTTCGCAAGGTGGCGCTCCAGTACCACCCGGACAGGAACCCGGGGAACCAGGACGCGGAGGAGAAGTTCAAGGAGGCCTCGGAGGCCTACGAGGTGCTCAGCGACCCCGAGCGGCGGGCGAAGTACGACCGCTTCGGCCACGCAGGCAACCCCTTCGAGGGCTTCGGTGGCGCGGGGGGCGGCTTCCAGGGCGTCAACATCAACGACATCTTCGGGGAGATTTTCGGCGACATCTTCGGCGGTGGCCGGGGAGGCGGGGGGCGCCGCACCAGCACGCGCGGCGCGGACCTCCGCTACAACCTGGAAATCACCTTCGAGGAGGCGGCCTTCGGCAGCCGGCCCAAGGTGACGATTCCGCGCCCGAAGAAGTGCGAGACGTGCAGCGGCTCCGGCAGCAAGAGCGGCGCGGGGCCTCGCGCGTGCGGCACGTGCGGCGGCTCGGGCGAGCTGCGCTACACGCAGGGCTTCTTCGCGGTGTCGCGGCCGTGCGGCGACTGCGGCGGCTCCGGCGCGGTGGTGCCCGACCCGTGCACGCGCTGCAAGGGCTCCGGCAAGGTGCCCTCGGAGGAGGTCATCGAGGTGGCCATCCCCGGCGGCGTGGACAACGGCACGCGCGTGCGGCTGGCGGGCATGGGCGAACCCGGTGACCGGGGCGGCCCGCCGGGCGACCTCTACGTCACCGTCATCGTCAAGGAGCACCCGCTCTTCCAGCGCGAGGAGTACGAGGTCTTCTGCGAGGTGCCCATCTCCTTCACCCACGCGGCGCTGGGCGCGAAGATCGACGTCCCCACGCTCGACGGGAAGGTGAAGATGACCATCCCCGCCGGTACCCAGTCGGGGAAGGTGTTTCGCCTCAAGGGCAAGGGCATTCCCCACCTGCACAGCCAGCAGCGCGGCGACCAGCACGTGCGCGTGGTGGTGGAGACGCCCACGGAGCTGTCCTCCAAGCAGCGCGAGCTCTTGGAGAAGCTCGCCGAGCTGTCCGGCGAGGAGTCCCATCCGCAGTCCAAGAGCTTCTTCGCAAAGGTGAAGGAACTCTTCGGCTGA
- a CDS encoding ABC transporter substrate-binding protein: MEVLPTLRRSLLVVLALLLTACPRNTRPSSPGGETGEDVPTGDPFPQRPSVEAKKDATADAALAQARQAAQATPDKKKAAEAFLSVRKAYPATTAGQDALYQAGVLFFESKDYVNARKSFNELLFENPLYPQSEDAKRKLALAAMETGAYRDAYQTLSSLAERAEGAEREQLLRDAARAAEGAGLYGQTLTMAVEQAGQARTAEERAAAVARVEALVEGRADFVDIARVAEGLSPSNPAWPVITFKLARVYYHLREWTRLEETLNRFLAEAPQSSFAPQARELLARATRRVEARPRTVGVLLPMTGRYQPIGEAVLRGIQLGLDGSDIELVVKDTQGDVNKTGQAMEQLAFDDGAIAVLGPLLGDDTKRAALVAEELQVPLLTMSRQEGVTELGAYVFRNMLTNAAQADAIADYAINVKGFKKFALLYPNIPYGVELADAFWDDVLQRGGVVRGAERYSHDQTTFTTEAKKLVGRYYLEDRLDYIEGVRDVQGENLDAFRRRKAMEKVKSGVEPIIDFDAIFMPDDWRRVSLVAPALAVEDIVTNACDPRDLERIRKTTGKKELKTVTLFGANQWSSPKGRSGLPELIERGGKFVTCSVYVDGFFVDSQRPATRTFVKKYREAYKQETGRDPGLLEAIGYDSARMLRQLADKKDGAPRTRAQMRDALANLKDFDGATGRTSFDEKREAVKQLFLLSIDNKGVTEINVDKEREKAASASGGSGS; encoded by the coding sequence ATGGAAGTCCTGCCCACCTTGCGCCGCTCGCTCCTCGTCGTGCTGGCCCTGCTGCTGACGGCCTGCCCCCGCAACACCCGTCCCTCGTCGCCCGGTGGGGAGACGGGGGAGGACGTGCCCACGGGCGACCCGTTCCCGCAGCGCCCCTCCGTGGAGGCGAAGAAGGACGCGACCGCGGACGCGGCGCTCGCCCAGGCGAGGCAGGCCGCGCAGGCCACGCCCGACAAGAAGAAGGCCGCGGAGGCCTTCCTGTCCGTGCGCAAGGCGTACCCGGCGACGACGGCGGGCCAGGACGCGCTGTACCAGGCGGGCGTGCTGTTCTTCGAATCGAAGGACTACGTCAACGCGCGCAAGTCCTTCAACGAGCTGCTCTTCGAGAACCCGCTGTACCCCCAGTCCGAGGACGCCAAGCGCAAGCTGGCGCTGGCGGCGATGGAGACGGGCGCGTACCGCGACGCGTACCAGACGCTCTCCAGCCTGGCCGAGCGCGCCGAGGGCGCCGAGCGCGAGCAGCTCTTGCGCGACGCGGCGCGCGCGGCGGAGGGGGCGGGGCTGTACGGCCAGACGCTCACCATGGCCGTGGAGCAGGCGGGGCAGGCGCGCACGGCCGAGGAGCGCGCCGCGGCGGTGGCCCGGGTGGAGGCGCTGGTCGAGGGCCGCGCGGACTTCGTGGACATCGCCCGCGTGGCGGAGGGGCTGTCCCCGTCCAACCCGGCGTGGCCGGTCATCACGTTCAAGCTGGCGCGCGTCTACTACCACCTGCGTGAGTGGACGCGGCTGGAGGAGACGCTCAACCGCTTCCTCGCGGAGGCGCCCCAGAGCAGCTTCGCGCCCCAGGCGCGCGAGCTGCTCGCGCGGGCCACCCGCCGCGTGGAGGCGCGGCCCCGGACGGTGGGCGTGTTGTTGCCCATGACGGGCCGCTACCAGCCCATCGGCGAGGCGGTGCTGCGCGGCATCCAGCTGGGGCTGGACGGCAGCGACATCGAGCTGGTGGTGAAGGACACGCAGGGCGACGTCAACAAGACGGGCCAGGCGATGGAGCAGCTGGCGTTCGACGACGGCGCCATCGCGGTGCTCGGGCCGCTGCTGGGCGACGACACCAAGCGCGCGGCGCTGGTGGCCGAGGAGCTCCAGGTGCCGCTGCTCACCATGAGCCGCCAGGAGGGCGTCACGGAGCTGGGCGCGTACGTGTTCCGCAACATGCTCACCAACGCCGCGCAGGCGGACGCCATCGCGGACTACGCCATCAACGTGAAGGGCTTCAAGAAGTTCGCCCTGCTGTACCCGAACATCCCCTACGGCGTGGAGCTGGCGGACGCGTTCTGGGACGACGTGCTCCAGCGCGGCGGCGTGGTGCGCGGCGCGGAGCGCTATTCGCATGACCAGACGACCTTCACCACGGAGGCCAAGAAGCTGGTGGGCCGCTACTACCTCGAGGACCGGCTCGACTACATCGAGGGCGTGCGCGACGTGCAGGGCGAGAACCTGGACGCCTTCCGCCGCCGCAAGGCGATGGAGAAGGTGAAGAGCGGCGTCGAGCCCATCATCGACTTCGACGCCATCTTCATGCCGGACGACTGGCGGCGGGTGAGCCTGGTCGCCCCGGCGCTCGCGGTGGAGGACATCGTCACCAACGCGTGCGACCCCCGTGATTTGGAGCGCATCCGCAAGACGACGGGCAAGAAGGAGCTGAAGACGGTGACGCTCTTCGGCGCCAACCAGTGGAGCAGCCCCAAGGGGCGCTCGGGCCTGCCGGAGCTCATCGAGCGCGGCGGCAAGTTCGTCACCTGTTCGGTGTACGTGGACGGCTTCTTCGTGGACTCGCAGCGCCCGGCCACGCGCACCTTCGTGAAGAAGTACCGCGAGGCGTACAAGCAGGAGACGGGCAGGGACCCGGGCCTCTTGGAGGCCATCGGCTACGACTCGGCCCGCATGCTGCGCCAGCTGGCGGACAAGAAGGACGGCGCGCCCCGCACGCGCGCGCAGATGCGCGACGCGCTCGCCAACCTGAAGGACTTCGACGGCGCCACCGGCCGCACCTCGTTCGACGAGAAGCGCGAGGCGGTGAAGCAGCTGTTCCTGCTGTCCATCGACAACAAGGGCGTCACGGAGATCAACGTCGACAAGGAGCGCGAGAAGGCCGCCTCCGCTTCGGGAGGCTCGGGCTCATGA
- a CDS encoding WD40 repeat domain-containing protein, whose protein sequence is MRARRGLVALLAGGVLAAAGGCAHGGARLAPDLVSRLDEAPGRHVSGAVTGLEEHAVLNNADFIWGLAFSPRERRVAYSRLGSKSYFLSIWALDGTPRKLADPAVNPYESDVEGVAFSPDGGLVATASRDGAVRLFDAATGEARGVRFTEEPLAVVAFHPSGRWLVTGSTQGLLSVLSVPDLAHASETRGHAGMVSGLAFAHDGTLYSGGWDKHVRAWRTAVESGSAGTARTRFERRGGAVVVGGSLNGKVPVSFALDARVPAIVVTSEAATAAGIDVPFLKESVDVPGAMGNVVARLARGQSLRFKSLTLTDVDVAVCDACVPQGLQGVLGGSFTHRVDVSFDEVSDEAVLTLQGGAPAAAGPATEALVLSPRSDFTFPAHVSDVTVDARGARLGVGLSEQKPERDRAVYERERKGVREPQGPFNAGALVDAASGEVLHKWPLHHGVVSTAAISPDGRSLVSGGWDKRVYLFTEGSAEPKGSRDFDWSVRRVRFSPDGQWVGVAAWTPQVVSRDGESDPAAVLLGVRYAEGATVVGDATQ, encoded by the coding sequence ATGAGGGCGAGGCGGGGGCTGGTGGCGCTGCTGGCGGGAGGAGTGCTGGCGGCGGCGGGGGGCTGCGCGCACGGGGGCGCCCGGCTGGCGCCGGACCTGGTGTCGCGGCTGGACGAGGCGCCGGGGCGGCATGTCTCCGGCGCGGTGACGGGCCTGGAGGAGCACGCGGTCCTCAACAACGCGGACTTCATCTGGGGGCTGGCGTTCTCGCCTCGGGAGCGGCGCGTGGCGTACTCGCGTCTGGGCTCCAAGTCCTACTTCCTGTCCATCTGGGCGCTGGACGGCACGCCGCGCAAGCTGGCGGACCCGGCCGTCAACCCCTACGAGTCGGACGTGGAGGGCGTGGCCTTCTCCCCGGACGGAGGGCTGGTGGCCACCGCGAGCCGCGACGGCGCGGTGCGCCTGTTCGACGCGGCCACCGGCGAGGCCCGGGGCGTGCGCTTCACCGAGGAGCCGCTGGCGGTGGTGGCCTTCCACCCGAGCGGCCGGTGGCTGGTGACGGGCAGCACGCAGGGGCTGCTCAGCGTGTTGTCCGTGCCGGACCTGGCGCACGCGTCGGAGACGCGGGGCCACGCGGGGATGGTGAGCGGGCTGGCCTTCGCCCACGACGGGACGCTGTACTCGGGCGGCTGGGACAAGCACGTGCGCGCGTGGCGCACGGCGGTGGAGTCCGGTTCTGCGGGGACGGCGCGCACGCGCTTCGAGCGGCGGGGTGGGGCGGTGGTGGTGGGCGGCTCGTTGAATGGCAAGGTGCCCGTCTCGTTCGCGCTGGACGCGCGCGTGCCGGCCATCGTCGTCACCAGCGAGGCGGCCACGGCGGCCGGCATCGACGTGCCGTTCCTGAAGGAGTCGGTGGACGTGCCCGGCGCCATGGGCAATGTGGTGGCGCGGCTGGCGCGAGGCCAGTCGCTGCGCTTCAAGTCGCTGACGCTCACGGACGTGGACGTCGCGGTGTGCGACGCGTGCGTGCCGCAGGGGTTGCAGGGCGTGCTGGGCGGTTCCTTCACGCACCGGGTGGACGTGAGCTTCGACGAGGTGAGCGACGAGGCGGTCCTGACGCTCCAGGGCGGCGCGCCGGCGGCGGCCGGGCCCGCGACGGAGGCGCTGGTGCTCTCGCCCCGCTCGGACTTCACCTTCCCCGCCCATGTCAGCGACGTCACCGTGGACGCGCGCGGCGCGCGGCTGGGCGTGGGGCTGTCCGAGCAGAAGCCGGAGCGCGACCGCGCCGTCTACGAGCGCGAGCGCAAGGGCGTGCGCGAGCCCCAGGGCCCCTTCAACGCGGGCGCGCTGGTGGACGCCGCCTCCGGCGAGGTGCTGCACAAGTGGCCGCTGCACCACGGCGTGGTGTCCACCGCGGCCATCTCCCCGGACGGGCGCTCGCTCGTCTCCGGCGGTTGGGACAAGCGCGTGTACCTCTTCACGGAGGGCTCCGCCGAGCCGAAGGGCTCGCGGGACTTCGACTGGTCCGTGCGTCGGGTGCGCTTCAGTCCGGATGGGCAGTGGGTGGGCGTGGCCGCGTGGACGCCGCAGGTGGTGAGCCGTGACGGGGAGAGCGACCCGGCGGCGGTGCTGCTGGGTGTGCGCTACGCCGAGGGCGCCACGGTGGTGGGCGACGCCACTCAGTAG
- a CDS encoding NAD-binding oxidoreductase — protein sequence MSDWHPATVTARTPAADGLTDLVLDIQGTPLVGTHAHPGQYVRLRLPGQEAGLFAIASPPEPQGGRWEFLLKDGSPLPDALIRLPLGAQVQVSAPEGPGFPLERARGHDLLLFATGSGISAIRPVIASVRRERDAFGRVKLYFGARTPGAFAYQDELHAWEDGGIQVVRTVSQPGASGWQGLTGYVQAHLGEEPLHDALAFVCGQAGMVRGVMEALSERGVPATRVFFNY from the coding sequence ATGTCCGACTGGCACCCCGCCACCGTCACCGCCCGCACCCCCGCGGCCGATGGTCTCACCGACCTCGTGCTCGACATCCAGGGGACGCCCCTCGTCGGCACCCACGCCCATCCCGGACAATACGTGCGCCTGCGGCTGCCCGGACAGGAGGCGGGCCTGTTCGCCATCGCCTCGCCCCCCGAGCCCCAGGGCGGCAGGTGGGAGTTCCTCCTCAAGGATGGCAGTCCCCTGCCCGACGCGCTCATCCGCCTGCCGCTGGGCGCCCAGGTCCAGGTGTCCGCGCCGGAGGGCCCGGGCTTTCCCCTGGAGCGCGCGCGCGGGCACGACCTGCTCCTGTTCGCCACCGGCTCCGGCATCTCCGCCATCCGCCCCGTCATCGCCAGCGTGCGACGGGAGCGGGACGCCTTCGGCCGCGTGAAGCTCTACTTCGGCGCCCGGACGCCCGGCGCCTTCGCGTACCAGGACGAGCTGCATGCGTGGGAGGACGGCGGCATCCAGGTAGTGCGCACCGTCAGCCAGCCCGGCGCCAGCGGCTGGCAGGGCCTCACCGGCTACGTGCAGGCCCACCTGGGCGAGGAACCCCTGCACGACGCGCTCGCCTTCGTCTGCGGACAGGCGGGCATGGTGCGAGGGGTGATGGAGGCGCTGAGCGAGCGCGGCGTCCCCGCCACCCGCGTCTTCTTCAACTACTGA
- a CDS encoding transglycosylase domain-containing protein, with protein MKSLLWIVLFLLGLAGVVIPLTYLYTASKLPQLESEFDVEKLLKHSIEGERMSLRAGQSEKNPRPITFNRPDFSRLPKDLVALYIRHMECPRYFQTPREDGPAWAWRLFVGATVGTAPPGDGACERLLAMRIAQTLGIKGTLALTVAAHRLHSFMQKDQLIAYDLAIQYYERGVVGVEDAAFTLFKKELSELKLAELAELQLALPPFYKYWEIRHCKNPTVLRQERDMLLEDLAGWKLVSEANARSSMAERLACLE; from the coding sequence GTGAAGAGTCTTCTTTGGATAGTCCTGTTCCTGCTCGGGCTGGCCGGCGTGGTCATTCCGCTGACGTATCTCTATACGGCCAGCAAGCTTCCCCAACTGGAGAGTGAGTTCGACGTCGAGAAGCTGCTGAAGCACAGCATCGAGGGCGAGCGGATGAGCCTGCGCGCGGGCCAGTCCGAGAAGAACCCCCGGCCCATCACCTTCAATCGGCCGGACTTCTCCCGCCTGCCCAAGGACCTGGTGGCGCTCTACATCCGCCACATGGAGTGCCCGCGCTACTTCCAGACGCCCCGCGAGGACGGGCCGGCGTGGGCCTGGCGCCTGTTCGTCGGCGCGACGGTGGGCACCGCTCCGCCGGGGGACGGCGCGTGCGAGCGGCTGCTGGCCATGCGCATCGCGCAGACGCTCGGCATCAAGGGCACCCTGGCGCTCACCGTGGCGGCGCACCGGCTGCACTCCTTCATGCAGAAGGACCAGCTCATCGCCTACGACCTGGCCATCCAGTACTACGAGCGCGGCGTGGTGGGCGTGGAGGACGCCGCCTTCACGCTCTTCAAGAAGGAGCTGAGCGAGCTGAAGCTGGCCGAGCTGGCGGAGCTCCAGCTGGCGCTGCCTCCCTTCTACAAGTACTGGGAGATCCGCCACTGCAAGAACCCCACGGTGCTGCGCCAGGAGCGCGACATGCTGCTGGAGGACCTCGCGGGCTGGAAGCTGGTGAGCGAGGCCAACGCGCGCAGCTCCATGGCGGAGCGGCTGGCCTGTCTGGAGTGA
- a CDS encoding serine/threonine-protein kinase gives MALTSFQVPPAAPSPPVPSEPKVVVHSSLDAGADGLKDPLIGLKLGEYELRSRVGVGGMGLVYEGIQPLIGKRVAVKVLRPELAHSSEQVERLLAEARAVNAIRHRGIIDIFGFGQVPDGRQYIVMEFLEGQALDAMLAEKVRLPVAEALSILDEVLAALGAAHGAGVVHRDLKPSNIFMVRQPDGTRYVKVLDFGLAKRGQGPTGRTAQTRTDMVVGTPEYMAPEQARGQEVGAMTDLYALGVVTFEMVTGRLPFVGSSPVDLLMKHVEARPPRPSEFVPDLPPALDAFVLQMLTKDPEARPNSADALRQQLTKLRRSLRATRSNPSALAPSHEPPALRDDADSRRPTTPVAPIELSAAQAAAVSRASDEAPRRKRPIVAATVGAAAVLLAVGAAVVLREPAQAVSLTPSRPAPEPRRDVQPTPTAETAPRTTAMAAPGAEGAGAHRTADMAAPGAEGAGAHRTADMAAPGAEGAGAHRTADMAAPGAEGTGTPRTTAMVAPAAEAAPRTTAMAVPASEDARAPRTTAMAAPAAEGAGTPRTTAMAGPAAEGAGTPRTTAMAVPATGHAGAPTVETAPAAETASKLGGAQAAPAEPTSGTEPARVAHAGAVKPAGSDATTRARLLKRIDSLEDKVPELVERGQVKSPDAMLRMLTKYRQEAELASDAEERRDINKKLNSLESMFIKPAGR, from the coding sequence GTGGCGCTCACCTCCTTCCAAGTCCCACCGGCGGCGCCGTCACCGCCGGTCCCCTCCGAGCCGAAGGTCGTCGTGCACAGCTCCCTGGATGCCGGCGCGGATGGCTTGAAGGATCCGCTCATCGGCCTGAAGCTTGGCGAGTACGAGCTGCGCTCCCGGGTGGGCGTGGGCGGAATGGGGCTGGTGTACGAGGGCATCCAGCCGCTCATCGGCAAGCGCGTGGCGGTGAAGGTGCTGCGCCCGGAGCTGGCGCATTCGTCCGAACAGGTGGAGCGCCTGCTGGCGGAGGCGCGCGCGGTCAACGCCATCCGCCACCGCGGCATCATCGACATCTTCGGCTTCGGACAGGTGCCGGACGGTCGGCAGTACATCGTCATGGAGTTCCTGGAGGGACAGGCGCTCGACGCGATGCTGGCGGAGAAGGTGCGGCTGCCGGTGGCGGAGGCGCTGTCCATCCTCGACGAGGTGCTCGCCGCGCTGGGCGCCGCGCACGGCGCGGGCGTGGTGCACCGCGACCTCAAGCCGAGCAACATCTTCATGGTGCGCCAGCCGGACGGCACGCGCTACGTGAAGGTGCTGGACTTCGGGCTCGCCAAGCGGGGCCAGGGCCCCACCGGTCGCACCGCGCAGACGCGCACGGACATGGTGGTGGGCACGCCGGAGTACATGGCGCCGGAGCAGGCGCGCGGCCAGGAAGTCGGGGCGATGACGGACCTGTACGCCCTGGGCGTCGTGACCTTCGAGATGGTGACGGGCCGGCTGCCCTTCGTGGGCAGCTCGCCGGTGGACCTGCTGATGAAGCACGTCGAGGCGCGGCCTCCCCGCCCCTCGGAGTTCGTGCCGGACCTGCCGCCGGCGCTGGACGCGTTCGTCCTGCAGATGCTCACCAAGGACCCGGAGGCGCGCCCCAACTCGGCGGACGCGCTGCGGCAGCAGCTCACCAAGCTGCGCCGCTCGCTGCGCGCCACGCGCTCCAATCCCAGTGCGCTCGCGCCCTCCCACGAGCCTCCGGCGCTCCGGGACGACGCGGACTCGCGCCGGCCCACCACGCCCGTGGCGCCCATCGAGCTGAGCGCCGCGCAGGCCGCCGCCGTGTCACGCGCGAGCGACGAGGCCCCCCGGCGCAAGCGGCCCATCGTCGCGGCGACGGTCGGCGCCGCGGCGGTGCTGCTCGCCGTGGGCGCCGCGGTGGTGCTGCGCGAGCCGGCGCAGGCCGTGTCCCTCACGCCCTCCCGCCCCGCCCCGGAGCCCCGGAGGGATGTCCAGCCCACGCCCACCGCCGAGACGGCGCCCCGGACGACCGCCATGGCCGCTCCCGGCGCCGAGGGCGCGGGGGCTCACCGGACGGCCGACATGGCGGCTCCCGGCGCCGAGGGCGCGGGGGCTCACCGGACGGCCGACATGGCGGCTCCCGGCGCCGAGGGCGCGGGGGCTCACCGGACGGCCGACATGGCGGCTCCTGGCGCCGAGGGCACGGGGACGCCCCGGACGACCGCCATGGTAGCGCCCGCCGCCGAGGCGGCGCCCCGGACGACCGCCATGGCCGTGCCCGCCTCCGAGGACGCGAGGGCTCCCCGGACGACCGCCATGGCCGCCCCCGCCGCCGAGGGCGCGGGAACACCCCGGACGACCGCCATGGCCGGCCCCGCCGCCGAGGGCGCGGGAACGCCCCGGACGACGGCCATGGCCGTGCCCGCCACGGGCCACGCGGGGGCGCCCACCGTGGAGACGGCGCCCGCCGCCGAAACGGCCTCGAAGCTGGGGGGGGCGCAGGCCGCGCCCGCCGAGCCCACGTCGGGCACCGAGCCGGCGCGCGTGGCCCACGCCGGAGCGGTGAAGCCGGCGGGCTCGGACGCCACCACGCGGGCGCGCCTGCTCAAGCGCATCGACTCGCTGGAGGACAAGGTGCCGGAGCTGGTCGAGCGGGGCCAGGTGAAGAGCCCGGACGCCATGCTGCGGATGCTGACGAAGTACCGTCAGGAGGCCGAGCTGGCGTCGGACGCGGAGGAGCGCCGGGACATCAACAAGAAGCTCAACTCCCTGGAGAGCATGTTCATCAAGCCCGCGGGCCGATGA